The proteins below come from a single Aegilops tauschii subsp. strangulata cultivar AL8/78 chromosome 6, Aet v6.0, whole genome shotgun sequence genomic window:
- the LOC109753384 gene encoding pathogenesis-related thaumatin-like protein 3.5, translating to MGSPSRAALVLALPLLCFLSGATMRAESARMFTIINKCEATVWPAVTPGDSFGGGGFELKTGQSAVFTAPPAWSGRIWGRTDCAFDQAGTGKCGTGACGAALKCGASGDPPASLAEFTLATTDFYDVSLVDGFNLPITVTPVSGRGNCSVAGCDGDLRDTCPAELSVKGPSGKTAACRSACDVFNTDQYCCRGKFGGPSTCPPTPYSKKFKEACPSAYSYAYDDPSSLFQCSGADYVVTFCANRKQSVCTHHNNKLECGGSSRHMPIMSAMMLLVLFVSFVALQFPM from the exons ATGGGTTCCCCGTCCAGAGCCGCCCTGGTGCTCGCGCTGCCTCTCCTTTGCTTCCTGTCAG GCGCGACGATGCGTGCCGAGTCGGCCAGGATGTTCACCATCATCAACAAGTGCGAGGCGACGGTATGGCCGGCGGTGACGCCGGGGGACAGCTTCGGCGGGGGCGGGTTCGAGCTCAAGACGGGGCAGTCGGCCGTCTTCACGGCGCCGCCGGCGTGGTCGGGCCGCATCTGGGGCCGCACGGACTGCGCCTTCGACCAGGCCGGCACCGGCAAGTGCGGCACGGGCGCCTGCGGCGCGGCCCTCAAGTGCGGCGCGTCGGGCGACCCGCCGGCGAGCCTGGCCGAGTTCACGCTCGCCACCACGGACTTCTACGACGTGAGCCTCGTGGACGGCTTCAACCTGCCCATCACGGTGACCCCCGTGAGCGGGCGCGGCAACTGCTCCGTGGCCGGCTGCGACGGCGACCTCCGCGACACCTGCCCCGCCGAGCTCTCCGTGAAGGGCCCCAGCGGGAAGACCGCGGCGTGCCGGAGCGCCTGCGACGTGTTCAACACCGACCAGTACTGCTGCCGCGGCAAGTTCGGGGGGCCGTCCACCTGCCCGCCCACGCCTTACTCCAAGAAGTTCAAGGAGGCCTGCCCGTCGGCGTACAGCTACGCCTACGACGACCCCAGCAGCCTCTTCCAGTGCTCCGGCGCCGACTACGTCGTCACCTTCTGCGCAAACAG GAAGCAGTCGGTGTGCACGCACCACAACAACAAGCTCGAGTGCGGTGGCTCAAGCCGACACATGCCGATCATGTCCGCCATGATGCTGCTGGTGCTGTTCGTCAGCTTTGTGGCACTGCAGTTTCCTATGTGA